One genomic window of Polyodon spathula isolate WHYD16114869_AA chromosome 8, ASM1765450v1, whole genome shotgun sequence includes the following:
- the stx16 gene encoding syntaxin-16 isoform X1 produces MATRRLTDEFLLMRNNAIQNRQMLVEQVSSYSANPLSLRSNAAELDELADDRMALVSGISLDPEAAIGVTKRLPPKWVDGVDEIQYDVTRIKQKMKELASLHDKHMNRPTLDDSSEAEHAIEITTQEITQMFHRCQRAVTGIQSRSRHCTEQEERLLRNVVSSLAQSLQDLSINFRHTQSNYLKRMKNREERSKHFFDTSVPLMDDAEDTAVYDRGFTDEQLVQVKQNTVMVEEREREIRQIVQSISDLNEIFRDLAGMVVEQGTVLDRIDFNVEQACVKTEEGFKQLQKAEQYQKKNRKMLVILILFVIVIVLIVVLIGVKFR; encoded by the exons ATGGCAACCCGGCGTCTGACCGACGAGTTCTTGTTAATGCGGAACAATGCCATCCAAAACCGCCAGATGTTGGTTGAGCAAGTGAGTAGTTACTCCGCCAATCCTCTGAGTTTACGTAGCAATGCTGCG GAGCTGGATGAG CTTGCCGATGACCGGATGGCTCTGGTGTCTGGGATTAGCTTGGACCCCGAGGCTGCGATTGGGGTCACGAAGCGCCTGCCTCCCAAGTGGGTGGATGGGGTGGACGAG ATCCAGTATGACGTCACCAGGATAAAGCAGAAGATGAAGGAGCTGGCCAGCCTTCACGACAAGCACATGAACCGCCCCACCCTGGACGACAGCAGCGAGGCGGAGCACGCCATCGAGATCACCACACAGGAGATCACGCAG ATGTTTCACCGCTGCCAGCGCGCCGTGACGGGTATCCAGAGCCGCTCCAGGCACTGCACAGAGCAAGAGGAGCGCCTACTTCGCAATGTGGTCTCGTCCCTCGCCCAGTCCCTGCAGGATCTCTCCATCAACTTCAGGCACACGCAGTCCAACTACCTGAAAC GTATGAAGAATCGGGAGGAGAGGTCAAAGCATTTCTTCGATACTTCAGTACCGCTGATGGATGACGCAGAAGACACTGCTGTTTATGACCGG GGGTTCACAGATGAACAGCTTGTCCAAGTGAAGCAAAACACAGTGATGGTGGAGGAGCGGGAACGAGAGATCAGGCAGATAGTGCAGTCCATCTCCGACCTCAACGAGATCTTCAGGGACCTGGCTGGAATGGTGGTTGAACAA GGGACCGTCCTGGACAGAATTGACTTCAATGTTGAGCAGGCATGCGTCAAAACAGAAGAGGGTTTCAAACAGTTACAGAAG gCAGAGCAATACCAGAAGAAGAACCGCAAGATGCTGGTCATTTTAATCCTGTTCGTTATCGTGATCGTTCTTATTGTTGTGCTAATTGGAGTGAAATTTAGGTAA
- the stx16 gene encoding syntaxin-16 isoform X2 yields the protein MATRRLTDEFLLMRNNAIQNRQMLVEQVSSYSANPLSLRSNAALADDRMALVSGISLDPEAAIGVTKRLPPKWVDGVDEIQYDVTRIKQKMKELASLHDKHMNRPTLDDSSEAEHAIEITTQEITQMFHRCQRAVTGIQSRSRHCTEQEERLLRNVVSSLAQSLQDLSINFRHTQSNYLKRMKNREERSKHFFDTSVPLMDDAEDTAVYDRGFTDEQLVQVKQNTVMVEEREREIRQIVQSISDLNEIFRDLAGMVVEQGTVLDRIDFNVEQACVKTEEGFKQLQKAEQYQKKNRKMLVILILFVIVIVLIVVLIGVKFR from the exons ATGGCAACCCGGCGTCTGACCGACGAGTTCTTGTTAATGCGGAACAATGCCATCCAAAACCGCCAGATGTTGGTTGAGCAAGTGAGTAGTTACTCCGCCAATCCTCTGAGTTTACGTAGCAATGCTGCG CTTGCCGATGACCGGATGGCTCTGGTGTCTGGGATTAGCTTGGACCCCGAGGCTGCGATTGGGGTCACGAAGCGCCTGCCTCCCAAGTGGGTGGATGGGGTGGACGAG ATCCAGTATGACGTCACCAGGATAAAGCAGAAGATGAAGGAGCTGGCCAGCCTTCACGACAAGCACATGAACCGCCCCACCCTGGACGACAGCAGCGAGGCGGAGCACGCCATCGAGATCACCACACAGGAGATCACGCAG ATGTTTCACCGCTGCCAGCGCGCCGTGACGGGTATCCAGAGCCGCTCCAGGCACTGCACAGAGCAAGAGGAGCGCCTACTTCGCAATGTGGTCTCGTCCCTCGCCCAGTCCCTGCAGGATCTCTCCATCAACTTCAGGCACACGCAGTCCAACTACCTGAAAC GTATGAAGAATCGGGAGGAGAGGTCAAAGCATTTCTTCGATACTTCAGTACCGCTGATGGATGACGCAGAAGACACTGCTGTTTATGACCGG GGGTTCACAGATGAACAGCTTGTCCAAGTGAAGCAAAACACAGTGATGGTGGAGGAGCGGGAACGAGAGATCAGGCAGATAGTGCAGTCCATCTCCGACCTCAACGAGATCTTCAGGGACCTGGCTGGAATGGTGGTTGAACAA GGGACCGTCCTGGACAGAATTGACTTCAATGTTGAGCAGGCATGCGTCAAAACAGAAGAGGGTTTCAAACAGTTACAGAAG gCAGAGCAATACCAGAAGAAGAACCGCAAGATGCTGGTCATTTTAATCCTGTTCGTTATCGTGATCGTTCTTATTGTTGTGCTAATTGGAGTGAAATTTAGGTAA
- the stx16 gene encoding syntaxin-16 isoform X3: MATRRLTDEFLLMRNNAIQNRQMLVEQELDELADDRMALVSGISLDPEAAIGVTKRLPPKWVDGVDEIQYDVTRIKQKMKELASLHDKHMNRPTLDDSSEAEHAIEITTQEITQMFHRCQRAVTGIQSRSRHCTEQEERLLRNVVSSLAQSLQDLSINFRHTQSNYLKRMKNREERSKHFFDTSVPLMDDAEDTAVYDRGFTDEQLVQVKQNTVMVEEREREIRQIVQSISDLNEIFRDLAGMVVEQGTVLDRIDFNVEQACVKTEEGFKQLQKAEQYQKKNRKMLVILILFVIVIVLIVVLIGVKFR, from the exons ATGGCAACCCGGCGTCTGACCGACGAGTTCTTGTTAATGCGGAACAATGCCATCCAAAACCGCCAGATGTTGGTTGAGCAA GAGCTGGATGAG CTTGCCGATGACCGGATGGCTCTGGTGTCTGGGATTAGCTTGGACCCCGAGGCTGCGATTGGGGTCACGAAGCGCCTGCCTCCCAAGTGGGTGGATGGGGTGGACGAG ATCCAGTATGACGTCACCAGGATAAAGCAGAAGATGAAGGAGCTGGCCAGCCTTCACGACAAGCACATGAACCGCCCCACCCTGGACGACAGCAGCGAGGCGGAGCACGCCATCGAGATCACCACACAGGAGATCACGCAG ATGTTTCACCGCTGCCAGCGCGCCGTGACGGGTATCCAGAGCCGCTCCAGGCACTGCACAGAGCAAGAGGAGCGCCTACTTCGCAATGTGGTCTCGTCCCTCGCCCAGTCCCTGCAGGATCTCTCCATCAACTTCAGGCACACGCAGTCCAACTACCTGAAAC GTATGAAGAATCGGGAGGAGAGGTCAAAGCATTTCTTCGATACTTCAGTACCGCTGATGGATGACGCAGAAGACACTGCTGTTTATGACCGG GGGTTCACAGATGAACAGCTTGTCCAAGTGAAGCAAAACACAGTGATGGTGGAGGAGCGGGAACGAGAGATCAGGCAGATAGTGCAGTCCATCTCCGACCTCAACGAGATCTTCAGGGACCTGGCTGGAATGGTGGTTGAACAA GGGACCGTCCTGGACAGAATTGACTTCAATGTTGAGCAGGCATGCGTCAAAACAGAAGAGGGTTTCAAACAGTTACAGAAG gCAGAGCAATACCAGAAGAAGAACCGCAAGATGCTGGTCATTTTAATCCTGTTCGTTATCGTGATCGTTCTTATTGTTGTGCTAATTGGAGTGAAATTTAGGTAA
- the stx16 gene encoding syntaxin-16 isoform X4 gives MATRRLTDEFLLMRNNAIQNRQMLVEQLADDRMALVSGISLDPEAAIGVTKRLPPKWVDGVDEIQYDVTRIKQKMKELASLHDKHMNRPTLDDSSEAEHAIEITTQEITQMFHRCQRAVTGIQSRSRHCTEQEERLLRNVVSSLAQSLQDLSINFRHTQSNYLKRMKNREERSKHFFDTSVPLMDDAEDTAVYDRGFTDEQLVQVKQNTVMVEEREREIRQIVQSISDLNEIFRDLAGMVVEQGTVLDRIDFNVEQACVKTEEGFKQLQKAEQYQKKNRKMLVILILFVIVIVLIVVLIGVKFR, from the exons ATGGCAACCCGGCGTCTGACCGACGAGTTCTTGTTAATGCGGAACAATGCCATCCAAAACCGCCAGATGTTGGTTGAGCAA CTTGCCGATGACCGGATGGCTCTGGTGTCTGGGATTAGCTTGGACCCCGAGGCTGCGATTGGGGTCACGAAGCGCCTGCCTCCCAAGTGGGTGGATGGGGTGGACGAG ATCCAGTATGACGTCACCAGGATAAAGCAGAAGATGAAGGAGCTGGCCAGCCTTCACGACAAGCACATGAACCGCCCCACCCTGGACGACAGCAGCGAGGCGGAGCACGCCATCGAGATCACCACACAGGAGATCACGCAG ATGTTTCACCGCTGCCAGCGCGCCGTGACGGGTATCCAGAGCCGCTCCAGGCACTGCACAGAGCAAGAGGAGCGCCTACTTCGCAATGTGGTCTCGTCCCTCGCCCAGTCCCTGCAGGATCTCTCCATCAACTTCAGGCACACGCAGTCCAACTACCTGAAAC GTATGAAGAATCGGGAGGAGAGGTCAAAGCATTTCTTCGATACTTCAGTACCGCTGATGGATGACGCAGAAGACACTGCTGTTTATGACCGG GGGTTCACAGATGAACAGCTTGTCCAAGTGAAGCAAAACACAGTGATGGTGGAGGAGCGGGAACGAGAGATCAGGCAGATAGTGCAGTCCATCTCCGACCTCAACGAGATCTTCAGGGACCTGGCTGGAATGGTGGTTGAACAA GGGACCGTCCTGGACAGAATTGACTTCAATGTTGAGCAGGCATGCGTCAAAACAGAAGAGGGTTTCAAACAGTTACAGAAG gCAGAGCAATACCAGAAGAAGAACCGCAAGATGCTGGTCATTTTAATCCTGTTCGTTATCGTGATCGTTCTTATTGTTGTGCTAATTGGAGTGAAATTTAGGTAA